From a region of the Halolamina sp. CBA1230 genome:
- a CDS encoding thiamine pyrophosphate-binding protein: MTLAAAVIDRLVEHGIDTVFGIPGKQTLPLNEAIDGRDDVRFVMARHETAVSQQAWGYAETSGRPAATVVVPGPGDMNAMNGLKNAYNDNTPLVHIAVETDPEVRGRDGIHETPPETYDTVTKANRVVKNPDGVLAEVERAVETATTAPKGPVRLGIPKSYLPAAEPTGGVGSLDSGELTRPPADTVADAAAILSDADTPVVIAGGGVRSAAATEELVSFAERYDAPVLTTYKGKGVIPEDHPLSAGVLCGATTPEMHEYVAEADAALAVGTDFDELVTRGRTLEMPDSLVHVTLSPDDLGTNYEPAVGIVADAKPTLAALNGKLPISDHDAEAVVDRLRDSVARRVEELVDGEPPLTSPGALRAVREGVPDDAIVAADAGGFRIWTLATFPVAGPRSYVNPGSWATMGSGLPSALGAQAANPDSDVVALTGDGGLMMAVHELHTAADEALPVTTVVFRNEDYAIISDGAERDHGLPQGAYAWADSPIDFVALAESMGVGATRAETPEEVREAIEAAVNADEPRLVEVPTDPEEPQASDYLSGN, encoded by the coding sequence ATGACGCTCGCCGCCGCCGTGATCGACCGACTCGTCGAGCACGGGATCGACACCGTGTTCGGCATCCCCGGCAAGCAGACGCTGCCGCTGAACGAGGCCATCGACGGCCGCGACGACGTGCGGTTCGTGATGGCGCGCCACGAGACCGCCGTCTCCCAGCAGGCGTGGGGGTACGCCGAAACATCCGGCCGCCCCGCCGCGACCGTCGTCGTCCCCGGCCCGGGCGATATGAACGCGATGAACGGGCTGAAGAACGCGTACAACGACAACACGCCGCTGGTCCACATCGCCGTCGAAACCGACCCCGAGGTCCGGGGCCGCGACGGCATCCACGAGACGCCGCCCGAGACGTACGACACCGTCACCAAAGCCAACCGCGTGGTGAAGAACCCCGACGGCGTGCTCGCGGAGGTCGAACGCGCGGTCGAGACGGCAACGACGGCGCCGAAGGGGCCGGTTCGGCTCGGCATCCCGAAGTCGTACCTGCCCGCGGCGGAACCGACCGGCGGCGTCGGGTCGCTCGACTCGGGGGAGCTGACCCGGCCGCCGGCTGACACCGTCGCCGACGCGGCGGCCATACTCTCGGATGCCGACACGCCGGTGGTCATCGCCGGTGGCGGCGTCCGCAGCGCGGCGGCGACCGAGGAGCTCGTCAGCTTCGCCGAGCGCTACGACGCCCCCGTCCTCACGACGTACAAGGGGAAGGGCGTGATCCCGGAGGACCACCCCCTCTCGGCGGGCGTACTCTGTGGCGCGACGACGCCGGAGATGCACGAGTACGTCGCCGAGGCCGACGCCGCGCTGGCGGTGGGGACCGACTTCGACGAACTGGTCACCCGCGGGCGAACGCTCGAGATGCCCGACTCGCTGGTCCACGTCACGCTCTCCCCCGACGATCTGGGGACGAACTACGAGCCGGCGGTCGGCATCGTCGCCGACGCGAAGCCGACGCTCGCGGCGCTGAACGGGAAGCTCCCGATCTCGGATCACGACGCGGAGGCGGTCGTCGACAGACTGCGCGACTCGGTCGCTCGGCGCGTCGAGGAGCTCGTGGACGGCGAGCCGCCGCTGACCTCCCCCGGCGCGCTGCGGGCCGTCCGGGAGGGAGTACCCGACGACGCGATCGTCGCCGCCGACGCCGGCGGCTTCCGGATCTGGACGCTCGCGACGTTCCCCGTCGCGGGGCCGCGATCGTACGTCAACCCCGGGTCGTGGGCGACGATGGGGAGCGGCCTCCCCTCGGCGCTGGGCGCGCAGGCTGCCAACCCCGACAGCGACGTGGTCGCGCTGACGGGCGACGGCGGCCTGATGATGGCGGTTCACGAGCTCCACACCGCCGCCGACGAGGCGCTCCCGGTGACGACGGTCGTGTTCCGCAACGAGGACTACGCGATCATCAGCGACGGCGCCGAGCGCGACCACGGCCTCCCCCAAGGCGCGTACGCGTGGGCGGACTCCCCCATCGACTTCGTCGCGCTCGCGGAGTCGATGGGCGTCGGCGCGACCCGCGCCGAGACGCCAGAGGAGGTTCGCGAGGCGATTGAAGCGGCTGTCAACGCCGACGAACCGCGCCTGGTTGAGGTGCCGACCGATCCCGAGGAGCCGCAGGCGAGCGACTACCTCTCGGGGAACTGA
- a CDS encoding putative sulfate/molybdate transporter, whose amino-acid sequence MGAVSRFRNHVDVSFASNELTGALGDSVTVLPIVVAVGALTELSLGRMLLGFGAFQIVWGLRYGLPISVEPMKALAALTIGGALGVDELLVAGLLSGVVLLGVGTTGALGRIARYVGEPVTRGIQLAVALILLETGVELSLGDPTLALAGVVAAVVVIAVGYRRASALVVLGLGLAIALAATGLPQPTLPSVALALPDANGLSRAAAEATAAQLAMTVGNAAVATALLLSEYYDADVTPDDLATSMGAMNLAAIPFGALPMCHGSGGVAGKYAFGARTAGSNVILGGLYGVAALGTAVVTAFPMAVLGVVLALVAVELGQSALGTDHLPTTVAVGAVGLLTNVGVAFVAGIVWWTAREKLL is encoded by the coding sequence GTGGGAGCGGTTTCACGGTTCCGAAATCACGTCGACGTTTCGTTCGCCTCGAACGAGCTGACCGGCGCGTTAGGAGATTCGGTTACGGTTCTCCCCATCGTCGTGGCGGTCGGCGCGCTCACGGAGCTATCGCTGGGGCGGATGCTGCTGGGGTTCGGGGCGTTCCAGATCGTCTGGGGGCTCCGGTACGGGCTCCCGATCTCCGTCGAGCCGATGAAGGCGTTGGCCGCGCTGACCATCGGCGGCGCGCTCGGCGTCGACGAGCTCCTGGTCGCCGGGCTGCTCTCCGGCGTAGTGCTGCTCGGCGTGGGGACGACGGGCGCGCTCGGCCGGATCGCACGGTACGTCGGCGAACCAGTTACGCGCGGGATCCAGCTCGCGGTCGCGCTGATCCTGCTCGAGACCGGCGTGGAGCTGAGCCTCGGCGACCCGACGCTCGCGCTCGCCGGCGTCGTCGCGGCCGTGGTCGTTATCGCCGTGGGGTACCGCCGGGCGAGCGCGCTGGTCGTGCTCGGGCTCGGGCTGGCGATCGCGCTCGCGGCCACCGGCCTCCCCCAGCCGACGCTGCCCAGCGTCGCGCTCGCGCTCCCGGACGCGAACGGGCTCAGCCGCGCGGCCGCGGAGGCGACCGCCGCGCAGTTGGCGATGACCGTGGGCAACGCCGCCGTCGCGACCGCGCTCCTACTCTCGGAGTACTACGATGCCGACGTGACGCCCGACGACCTCGCGACCAGCATGGGGGCGATGAACCTCGCGGCGATCCCGTTCGGCGCGCTGCCGATGTGTCACGGCAGCGGCGGCGTCGCGGGGAAGTACGCCTTCGGCGCCCGGACCGCGGGGTCGAACGTCATACTCGGCGGGCTGTACGGCGTCGCCGCGTTGGGGACCGCCGTCGTGACGGCGTTCCCGATGGCGGTGCTCGGCGTCGTGCTCGCGCTGGTCGCGGTCGAACTTGGGCAGTCGGCGCTGGGCACCGACCACCTCCCGACGACGGTCGCCGTCGGCGCGGTCGGCCTCCTCACCAACGTCGGCGTCGCGTTCGTCGCCGGGATCGTCTGGTGGACTGCCCGCGAAAAACTGCTGTGA
- a CDS encoding aldo/keto reductase, whose product MSLDLPDIGLGTSGTKGHECADAVRTALDAGYHFVDTAQMYDNEPAVGAGIRLSGVDREDVVLASKILPDNLGYEDAKRTSRESLDRLGVDELDLLYVHWPTGAYDPEESLRALQELQDEGVTRNVAVSNFTPELLDEAREILDSELVAHQVECHPLLPQTELREYAAQHGHTLVGYCPIGQGEIFDTPELQEVADRHDTTPAAICIAWAVAKEALVPIPKSATEEHIRANREAASLELTGEDIATIDGIETEERLIDPDSAAWNR is encoded by the coding sequence ATGAGTCTCGACCTCCCCGACATCGGTCTCGGCACCTCGGGCACGAAGGGCCACGAGTGCGCCGACGCGGTCCGCACGGCGCTCGACGCCGGCTACCACTTCGTCGACACCGCACAGATGTACGACAACGAGCCCGCGGTCGGCGCGGGCATCCGCCTCTCCGGAGTGGACCGCGAGGACGTCGTGCTCGCGAGCAAGATCCTCCCGGACAACCTCGGCTACGAGGACGCCAAGCGCACGAGCCGGGAGAGCCTGGACCGGCTGGGCGTCGACGAACTCGACCTGCTGTACGTCCACTGGCCGACGGGCGCGTACGACCCCGAGGAGAGCCTGCGCGCGCTCCAGGAGCTCCAGGACGAGGGCGTCACCCGCAACGTCGCGGTGTCGAACTTCACGCCCGAACTGCTCGACGAGGCCCGGGAGATCCTCGACAGCGAGCTCGTCGCCCACCAGGTGGAGTGTCACCCGCTGCTCCCGCAGACGGAACTCCGGGAGTACGCCGCCCAACACGGTCACACGCTGGTGGGCTACTGCCCGATCGGTCAGGGCGAGATCTTCGACACGCCCGAACTACAGGAAGTCGCCGATCGTCACGACACCACCCCCGCTGCGATCTGCATCGCGTGGGCCGTCGCGAAGGAGGCGCTTGTACCGATTCCGAAGTCAGCGACCGAGGAGCACATCCGCGCGAACCGCGAGGCCGCGAGCCTCGAACTCACCGGCGAGGATATCGCCACTATCGACGGGATCGAGACGGAGGAGCGCCTGATCGACCCAGATTCTGCCGCGTGGAATCGCTAA
- a CDS encoding cytidine deaminase, which yields MDTAPLTDADQSLRDHAAQVNRESFDPEFFDGGHIVAAAVRTADGAIYDGVSLPTSVGRISACAEQGAVSAAIADGHAHDEIEACVAVSYPLPSHDAEDHRVVPPCGACRELLVDYNPEMRVVVPVDGENRTVRATELLSVRPW from the coding sequence ATGGACACGGCCCCGCTCACCGACGCCGACCAGTCCCTCCGCGACCACGCTGCCCAAGTGAACCGCGAATCGTTCGACCCCGAGTTCTTCGACGGCGGCCACATCGTCGCCGCGGCGGTCCGCACCGCCGACGGAGCGATCTACGACGGCGTCAGCCTCCCGACGAGCGTCGGTCGCATCTCCGCCTGCGCCGAGCAAGGTGCGGTGAGCGCGGCGATCGCCGACGGCCACGCCCACGACGAGATCGAAGCCTGCGTCGCCGTCTCCTACCCCCTCCCGAGTCACGATGCGGAGGACCACCGCGTCGTCCCACCCTGTGGCGCCTGCCGGGAGCTACTCGTGGACTACAATCCCGAGATGCGCGTGGTCGTCCCCGTCGACGGGGAGAACCGCACCGTCAGGGCGACCGAGTTGCTCTCGGTCAGACCGTGGTAG
- a CDS encoding HalOD1 output domain-containing protein: protein MDRDNQGVAERVVGAVATVSGVDPLVLPPLYDAIDPDALDALVEGMTDGEVVFTYAECEITVTAAGVIDVEGSGPATRSAETVPTSN, encoded by the coding sequence ATGGATCGGGACAACCAGGGAGTCGCCGAACGAGTTGTGGGGGCGGTCGCAACCGTGAGCGGCGTTGATCCCCTGGTGCTACCACCGCTGTACGACGCAATCGACCCGGACGCGCTGGACGCGCTAGTCGAGGGGATGACCGACGGTGAGGTCGTGTTCACGTACGCGGAGTGCGAGATCACTGTCACGGCGGCCGGAGTGATCGACGTCGAAGGGAGCGGTCCAGCTACCCGAAGCGCGGAGACGGTCCCGACGTCGAACTGA